A region from the Papaver somniferum cultivar HN1 unplaced genomic scaffold, ASM357369v1 unplaced-scaffold_125, whole genome shotgun sequence genome encodes:
- the LOC113331373 gene encoding uncharacterized protein LOC113331373, with product MSPSNKIAYHARSISLPTRSNPLAAAVEEHLSKLRSSVLTSSISNNLVALKDLYECVEDFLSTEDGKCLDAVLDRSVMLLDVCGTIKDVSSQMKQSSQDLQSSIRRQSNELDAYMTSRKKVCKVIQKCLSDLKKNTNKNNGLINDVLTEVEATTLAVFESILSFLSAPKQRSLVSKLATKSATQQVVNEVTKVDAALKSKVIEAKEVQKSLADLEMNLQELEDGLESVFRCLIKNRVLLLNILNQ from the coding sequence ATGTCTCCCTCAAACAAAATTGCTTATCATGCTCGCTCAATCAGTTTACCCACCAGGTCCAACCCACTCGCTGCTGCAGTTGAGGAACATCTTAGCAAATTGAGGTCTTCAGTTCTCACCTCATCCATCTCCAACAACTTGGTTGCTCTAAAGGACTTGTATGAATGTGTTGAGGATTTCCTCTCTACCGAAGATGGAAAATGCTTAGACGCAGTCTTGGACAGATCTGTCATGTTGTTAGATGTCTGTGGAACCATTAAGGATGTTTCTTCTCAAATGAAGCAATCTTCCCAAGATCTTCAATCATCTATTCGAAGGCAATCAAATGAGCTTGACGCATACATGACCTCAAGGAAGAAAGTCTGCAAGGTCATTCAAAAATGCCTTTCAGATCTTAAGAAAAACACCAACAAGAACAATGGCCTCATTAACGATGTCCTAACAGAAGTTGAAGCAACTACTCTTGCAGTTTTTGAATCTATCCTGTCTTTCCTATCTGCACCAAAGCAAAGGTCACTCGTCTCAAAGTTGGCCACCAAAAGTGCAACCCAACAAGTTGTAAATGAAGTAACAAAGGTCGATGCCGCATTGAAATCCAAAGTTATTGAAGCAAAAGAAGTGCAGAAGTCATTGGCTGACCTTGAAATGAACCTTCAAGAACTTGAAGATGGACTAGAATCTGTCTTTAGGTGTCTGATCAAGAACCGAGTTTTACTCCTTAACATCCTCAACCAATAG
- the LOC113331374 gene encoding uncharacterized protein LOC113331374, protein MSSSNKTFHARSISLPTRSNPLAAAVEEQLCKLRSSVLTSSISNNLVALKDLYECVEDFLSTEDGICLDAALDRSVMLLDVCGTIRDVLSQMKQSAQDLQSSIRRQSNEFDAYTTSRKKVCKVIQKCLSDLKKNTNKNNDIVTDVLTEVEATTLAVFESILSFLSAPKQRSLVSKLTTKSATQQVVNEVTKIDVALKSKFIEAKEVQKSLAALEMNLQELEDGLESVFRCLIKNRVSLLNILNQ, encoded by the coding sequence ATGTCTTCCTCAAACAAAACTTTCCATGCTCGTTCAATCAGTTTGCCTACCAGATCCAACCCACTCGCTGCTGCAGTAGAAGAACAACTCTGCAAATTGAGATCTTCAGTTCTCACCTCATCCATCTCCAACAACTTGGTTGCTCTAAAGGACTTGTATGAATGTGTTGAGGATTTCCTCTCCACCGAAGATGGAATATGCTTAGATGCAGCCTTGGACAGATCTGTCATGTTGTTGGATGTCTGTGGAACTATTAGGGATGTTTTGTCTCAAATGAAGCAATCTGCCCAAGATCTTCAATCATCTATCCGAAGGCAATCAAATGAATTTGACGCATACACAACCTCAAGAAAGAAAGTCTGCAAAGTCATCCAAAAGTGCCTCTCAGATCTTAAGAAAAACACCAACAAGAACAATGACATCGTTACTGATGTCCTAACAGAAGTTGAAGCAACTACTCTTGCAGTTTTTGAATCTATCCTGTCTTTCCTATCTGCACCAAAGCAAAGGTCACTCGTCTCAAAGTTGACCACCAAAAGTGCAACCCAACAAGTTGTCAATGAAGTAACCAAGATCGATGTCGCTTTGAAATCCAAATTCATTGAAGCAAAAGAAGTGCAGAAGTCATTGGCTGCCCTTGAAATGAACCTTCAAGAACTTGAAGATGGATTAGAATCTGTCTTTAGGTGTTTGATCAAGAACCGAGTTTCACTTCTTAACATCCTCAACCAGTAG